Part of the Calditrichota bacterium genome, ATTCTCAGAAATATGGAAACAATATTCGTTGCAAAATAGTAACATAACTATCTTTTCAGGGCGCTAAATTTCGCATTGACATCCACAAGCAGAAAGGAATTCCGACATGTTTCCGGTGCTATTCCGAATTGGAAGTTTTGAATTGAGAAGTTACGGTCTTGCCATGGCGCTCAGCGTCGCCCTTGGCGTCTGGATTTCCATGAAACGCGCAAAAAAGTTTGACCTAAAAAACGACGCCATTCTTGATCTGGCGGTGGTCATCATGCTCGCCGCAATCATCGGCAGCCGGCTTTGGTATGTCGTTTACCATTTGGATGAATTCCGCGGCCACTGGTGGGATACAATTAACCCGGTGCAAAACGGCACTATCGGCATCGCCGGACTGTCCATGGTCGGAGGCGTTGTACTGGCGGTGATATCAGCTTTTGTCTATGCGCGGACAAAAAAACTAAATTTTATCTCCGTCGGAGACACAATGGCGCCGGTTTTCCTTCTCGGCGCGGGCATTGTTCGCATCGGCGGCTGTTTTTTGAACGGCTGCTGCTACGGCAAACCCACGGACAGTTCCATCGGCATTGTCTTTCCGCCGGAAGGAGTCGCCGGTTCCTACTTTCCGCATACGCATCTCTGGCCCACGCAGCTTTTTGCTTCAGCGCTGGGATTCCTCGGTTTTTTTCTCGTTCTCTGGCTGGAAAAGAAAAAGAAATTTAACGGCTTCACGCTGTGGATGGTTTTCTGGTACTACTCCATCGACCGCTTCATCGTGGATCAGTTTCGCTTCTACGAAGCGCCGCAAGTTTTGGCAAAGTTAGGCCCCATCACTTTTAACGCTAACCATCTTTTGCTGCTGGGATTGTTTGTAGTGAGCAGCTATTTTTTGATTCGGGGGTGGAAGAATGCGGGGAAAGGGGAGATTAAAAGTTTGAATAACTAATTTTATTAGTAAGCATGTGGGAAAAGGCACAAAGGAATAATGTGAGTTTTAGCTATTTCGTGTCGCACGGAACGGCTGGTAATCACTTGAAAAAAACGGATAGAGGATTAAAAATACCAGCACTCATCTACGAATAAAGAAATTTTCAAAGAACCAGTACGTGTTTTTTCAAGTGCATTACATTGTTATACGCTTTTTTCTAGTTCAGACATATACTAAGACAATTATTTTCTCAAATTCAAGCTCAAAGCTATAAATTTTCATTTTTTACTATATCTTCCCAAACATTCATCGGCTTATTAATACCCTTAATTTTACACATTATGGTGCATTGTTGTT contains:
- the lgt gene encoding prolipoprotein diacylglyceryl transferase, with the protein product MFPVLFRIGSFELRSYGLAMALSVALGVWISMKRAKKFDLKNDAILDLAVVIMLAAIIGSRLWYVVYHLDEFRGHWWDTINPVQNGTIGIAGLSMVGGVVLAVISAFVYARTKKLNFISVGDTMAPVFLLGAGIVRIGGCFLNGCCYGKPTDSSIGIVFPPEGVAGSYFPHTHLWPTQLFASALGFLGFFLVLWLEKKKKFNGFTLWMVFWYYSIDRFIVDQFRFYEAPQVLAKLGPITFNANHLLLLGLFVVSSYFLIRGWKNAGKGEIKSLNN